Proteins found in one Phocoena sinus isolate mPhoSin1 chromosome 19, mPhoSin1.pri, whole genome shotgun sequence genomic segment:
- the LOC116744773 gene encoding non-histone chromosomal protein HMG-14-like: MPERKPGSTEGAANEEPKRISARLLAKPAPAKVATQPQKPAGKNESSDKKVQTQGKRRAKEKQAEAANQETKEDVPAENGETKNEDSPAFDEAGEKEAKSH; the protein is encoded by the coding sequence ATGCCGGAGAGGAAGCCTGGCTCCACCGAGGGGGCGGCGAACGAGGAGCCCAAGAGGATATCGGCGAGGTTGTTAGCTAAACCGGCTCCTGCAAAAGTGGCAACGCAGCCCCAAAAGCCGGCAGGAAAGAATGAATCTTCAGACAAAAAAGTGCAAACACAAGGGAAAAGGCGAGCAAAGGAAAAACAGGCTGAAGCCGCTAACCAAGAGACTAAAGAAGATGTACCTGcagaaaatggagaaactaaaaacGAGGACAGCCCAGCCTTTgatgaagcaggagagaaagaagccaagtcACATTAA